GAAGACGATACGCAGGCGCGGCGACAGGCGCGCGATACCCGATCCGGCGGCCGGCGGCCGCTTCGGCTTGATCGACACGACGGTACCCTGTTTCGCGCGCATGGGTGACGGCTCCTGTCTCGGACCTCAGGGGAAGACCATTATAGCTGCGACAATGCGCCGGCGGCGATGGCCTTTGCATTGCCTCGCCCGGCAATTGACACCGCCGCGCCTGCGGCGTTACTCGTCGGAACATGGGTTTTCTTCGGGGCGATCACTGTCGGGCCGGCCGCAACATGCTTGTTGCGGTGCTGGCTTATGTGATCGCGGCGACCGGCTTCCTCGGCGCCATCAACCGGACGGCCCATGCGCTCGAGGCCAATCAGGCCGGGCTCGTCATCATCTGCACCATGGACGGCATGAGCTTGGTGCCGGGCGATGGTCCTGATGGCGGCAAGCAGGTTCATCAGTTCCAGCATTGCGTGCTCTGCGCTACCGCCGTGCCGGCCTCGGTCGCGATCGCCGATGCGATGGTGACCGATGTTGCCGAACCGGTCGCGGCCCGCGCGCCGGCACGTTCCTATGATCCGATCCTGCCGGCCTATGCCTTCATTGGCTGGACCGGCTCCAGACCGCCCCGCGCCCCACCTGTCGTCGCCTGATCACCCATTCGTCGCGCTCGTCCGGCTAGCCGCCCGAGCGCCCGTGATCCGATCCAGCGCCGAACAGTTCACCCCATGTCCAGGTCTTCCAGGGCGGCCATAGCCGCCATCGCCCTTTTCCATTCGCCCCAGGCTTTCGCGCAAAGCGCCGCCGGCAGCATCGAGTTGCCGGTCATCAACGTCGA
This portion of the Phreatobacter stygius genome encodes:
- a CDS encoding DUF2946 family protein, giving the protein MLVAVLAYVIAATGFLGAINRTAHALEANQAGLVIICTMDGMSLVPGDGPDGGKQVHQFQHCVLCATAVPASVAIADAMVTDVAEPVAARAPARSYDPILPAYAFIGWTGSRPPRAPPVVA